The genomic stretch CGGTTCACCCCGCGCCGCAAGCGCAGCGTCTGGTCCAAGCGCAACCGCGGCTTCGCCGAGGCGCTCATCGAGAGCGGGCAGATGCGGCCCGCGGGGCTCGCGGAGGTGGAGAAGGCCAGGGCCGACGGCCGCTGGGCCGCCGCCTATGACGGACCTCGCACCGCGACGGTGCCCGACGATCTCCGGGACGCCCTCGCCGCCCGGCCCGGCGCGACCGCGTTCTTCGAAGGCCTCGATTCACAGAACCGCTACGCGATCCTGCATCGCGTCCAGACCGCCGTGCGACCGGAGACCCGGGCCAAGCGCATAGAGAAGTTCGCAACCATGTGCGCGGCGGGCGAGAGGATCCACCCGTGAACCCACGGGGGCCCGCCTCCCGCCGGCAGCGGCTCCAAGCCCACCGTGCGGCGTTCCGGGCCGGCGTCGGCACCCCTGAGCCGCATAGGATCCGGGCCGATGCCGATCGACCCCTCCATCTTCAAGGCCTACGACATCCGCGGCCTGTACGGCGAGCAGCTCGGCCCCGACGACGCCGAGCAGGTCGGCCGGGCGTTCGTGCGCGTCATCGCCGGCCTGGCCGGCAAGCACGCCGGGGACCTGCGCCTCGGCCTCGGCCGCGACATGCGCCTCACCGCACCGGAGATGGCCGCGCGCTACCGCGCCGGCATGGTCGCCGAGGGCGCGCACGTCGTGGACGTCGGGCAGGTCGGCACCGAGATGCTCTACTTCACCGTCGGCTCGCGCGGGCTCGACGGCGGCCTCATGTGCACCGCCTCGCACAACCCGAAGGCCTACACCGGCGCGAAGCTCGTGAAGGACGGCGCGATCGCGCTGTCGGGCGACGAGGGCATCCAGGACATCCGGCGGATGATCGAGGACGGCCTCGGAGAGCCTGCGGCGCGGGCGGGATCGGTGGAAGAGGCCGACATCTCCGCCGACTTCCGGGCCGCTGCGCTCGAGTTCATCGACCCCGAGAAGGTCCGCCGCCTGAAGGTCGTCGTCGACGGCGGCAACGGCATGGCGGGCCCGATGGTCGGGCCGCTGCTCGAGCGCCTGGGTCTGGACCTCGTCGAGACGTACTTCACGCCGGACGGCAACTTCCCCGACCACGAGCCCAACCCGCTGCTGGAGGAGAACCGGCGCTTCATCGTCGACAAGGTGAAGTCCGAGGGCGCGGACCTCGGCATCGCCTGGGACGGCGATGCCGACCGCTGCTTCTTCATCGACGACACGGGCGAATTCGTCGCCGGCGACTTCCTCACCGCGATCCTCGCCGAGCATCTGCTGGCGAAGACCGATCCCGCCCACCCTGCCGACATCCTCTACGACGCCCGCGCGTCCCGCGCCGTCCCGGACACCGTCCGCGCCGCGGGCGGCACGCCGCACATCAACCGCGTCGGCCACGCGTTCTTCAAGACGCGCATGCGCAAGGAGGGCGCCATCTTCGGCGGCGAGGTGTCCGGCCACTACTACTTCCACGACTTCTACAACGCGGACTCGGGCACCGTGCCCGCCCTGCTCGTCCTCGAGAAGCTCTCGGTCGAGGGCAAGAGGATGAGCGAGCTGCTCGAGCCGTTCCGCGCGAAGTACTTCATCTCCGGCGAGATCAACTCGGAGGTCTCCGACGCGGCGGCCAAGATGGCGGAGATCGAGAAGCGCTACGCCGACGGGGAGATCACCCATGTCGACGGCGTCTCGGTCGACTACGACGACTGGCACTTCAACGTTCGCCCGTCGAACACCGAGCCGCTGCTGCGGCTGACCCTCGAGTCGCTCGTGTCCCCACAGGACATGGAGCGCCGGCGGGACGAGGTCCTTGGGCTCATCCGGTCCTGACGCAGGCGTCCTCACGCTGCCGATCCCGACGCCGTTCGCGGTCGGGCGCATCAACTGCTACCTCGTCGAGGACGACCCGCTCACGCTGATCGACACCGGGCCGAACAGCGGCGTCTCGCTCGACATGATGGACAGCATGCTGCGCGAGGCCGGCCACACGATCGCCGACCTCGAGCGCATCGTGATCACACACCAGCACATGGACCACCTCGGCCTGGTGGACATCCTGTCCAAGCGGTCCGGAGCCGAAGTCTTCGCACTGCGCGCGCTCGGCCCGTGGCTCGCCGACTACCCGAAACCGGCCGCCGGCGACGACGAGTTCGCCGAGCGACTGATGGCACGCCACGGCATCGAGCAGCCGGTGCGCCTCGCGCTGCGGGCGGTGGCCGGACTCGCGCGCGCCTGGGGCGCCCCGGCCGAGGTGACCGGCCCGCTCGACGACGGCGACACGCTGCTGTTCGCCGGCCGGACGCTGCGGGTCCATCACCGACCTGGGCACTCGCCGTCGGACATCGTCCTTCACGACGAGAAGCGCGGGCTGCTGATCGTGGGCGACCACCTGCTCAAGCACATCTCGTCGAACGCCGTCGTCACGCGCCCGCTCGACGGCACCGACGGCGATCTCGACGAGCCGCACTCGCTCGAGGTCTACCTCGAGTCACTGCGCGCGACCCGGGAGATGGACGTCGCGCTCGTGCTCGGCGGGCACGGCGAGCCGATCACCGACCATCGAGCCCTCATCGACGACCGCCTCCGCGCCACGGAGCGGCGCGCCGACAAGATCGAGCAACTCGTGCGCGACCGGCCGCGGACCGCCCACGAGCTCGCGCAGGAGATGTGGGGCAACGTCGCCGTGACCCAGGCCTACCTCACGCTCAGTGAGGTGCTCGGCCACACCGGCCTGCTCGTGGCCCAGGGGCGCGTGCGCGAGGTCGTCGAGGACGATGTCGTGCACTTCACGGCGATCTCCTAGCGGATGCCTCGCCGGCCCGTACGCGAGACCACGACGCCCTCGGCGTTCGAGCGCCGCGCCGCCTCGATCGCCTCGAGGCCCGCGACCGTGTCGGCGGGATCGACCGGCGGCGGCGCACCGTCGCACAGCGCCGCCGCGACGCCGCGGTAGAACGCGCCGTAGTCGCCCGGCTCTGTCTCCACCCGGCGTTGGTTGCCGTCCGTGCCGAGCACCCCCCAGGCCGCCTCGTCCTCGCGCCCCCAGCCGGTGCCGCCGGGGTCGCCGCCGTCGCGCAGCGCTGCCTCCTGCACGTCGAGGCCGTGCTTGACGTAGCCCGCGCGATCGCCGAGCACGCGCAGCCGCGGTCCGACCTGCGCCGTCACCGCGCTCATCCACAGATGCGAGCGCACGCCCGACGCATGGGTCATCGCGACGAAGGCGTCGTCGTCGACCCGCGCGCCGGTCCGGCGGACGTCGACCTCGCCGTAGACGTGGACCGCGGGCCCGAACAGCAGGAGCGCCTGGTCGATCAGGTGCGGCCCGAGGTCGTAGAGGACCCCGCCGGCGTCCTCGGGGTCGGCCCGCTCGCGCCAGCCCTCCGTGAGCTGGGGCCGAAAGCGCTCGAAGCGCGACTCGAAGCGCAGCACCCGGCCGAGATCGCCCGCCTCGATCAGCCTCCGCACGGTGAGCAGGTCGCCGTCCCAGCGGCGGTTGTGGAACACGGTGAGCATGCGGCCGCGCTCGCCGGCGAGCTTGACGAGCGCCCGGCCCTCAGCGGCGGTCGGCGCGAGCGGCTTGTCGACCACCACGTCGAGCCCGGCCTCCAGCGCCGCGGTCGCCAGCGTCACGTGCGCGCGGTTCGGCGCCGCCACCACCACGAGGCCGAAGTCGGCCGCGCGCGCGAAGACCTCCTCGGCGCCGTCGAGCAGCTCGACGCCGGGGTAGCGCCCGGTCGCCGCGGCGCGCCGGCCGGGGTCGCGCGTGACGATCGCCGCGAGCTCGAGCCCCTCGGTCGTCGCGATGAACGGGGCGTGGAACGAGGCACCGGCCAGCCCGTAGCCGATGAGCGCGACCCGTACGGGTCTCACGACGCCAGGCGCGCGTTGCTGTACTCCGGATCGCCGGTGACGTCGGCCCCCAGCCACGACGGGCCGGTCCAGCCGTGCGCGTCCTCCTCATCGGAGAACTCGACCTCCGCGACGACCAGCCCCTCGTGGGCGCCGGCGTACACGTCGACCTCGATCGTCCGGCCGTCCTGCTCGACGAGGTGGCGCACCTTCTCGACCCGGCGGCCCTCGGTCAGCGGCCACAGGCGGTCGAAGCGGTCGGGGTCGATCGGCAGCTCCTCCTCGGCGCGGACGAGGCCCGTGCCGGCCTTCACCGTCAGGAACGTCTCGTCGTCAGCCCGGCGCAGGCGGACCTCGACGTCCCCGGTGACCAGGTAGCCCTGGCTCAGCCGCCGCCGCGGCGCGCGCTCCAGGTCGTCGGGCAGCCGGTCGACGAGGAACTTGCGCTCGACCTCGCGCCCCCGGCGCCACCAGCCTGTGACGAGGTCGCGGTCGTGCGGATAGCTCAGCCGCTCGATCGCCTCCTCGGGCGTCAGCCAGGCGATCTCGTCGACCTCGTCGTTGGGCGCGAACTCGTCCTGGCCGACCGGCGTCATGACCCAGTAGCGGACCGTCTTCGGCCGTCCCTTGTTGTCGGTGTAGTGCACGGGCTCGAGCTCCTCGCCCAGGCGCACCCGCACGCCCGTCTCCTCCTCCACCTCGCGCATGGCCGCCTGCTCCGAGTCCTCCCCCGGCTCGAGCTTGCCCTTCGGTAGCGACCAGTCGTCGTAGCGCGGCCGGTGCTCGAGCAGCAGGCGTCCGTCGCGCACGACGAGGCCTCCGGCGGCGTGGACCTCGGCGCTCAAATCTCGGCGAGGTGGTCGATGTTGGCGCGGTCGTCCGGGTCCTCGCTCGGCCCGGCGGCGAACCAGGCGTCGAGGATCTCCTCGAGCTCGGCCTGCGATGTCGACCGCAGCGAGAGCGCGAGCACGTTCGCGTCGTTCCAGCGCCGCGCCCCCTCGGCGGTCCTGGCGTCGCCGCACAGCGCGGCCCGCACCCCGGCGACCTTGTTGGCCGCGATCGAGGCGCCCGTTCCGGTCCAGCAGCAGACGACGCCCTGCTCGGCCCGGCCCTCGGCGACGTCGCGGGCCGCGCGCTCGGACGCCCAGGCCCAGTCGGGCCGCTCGTCGTCACTGAGGGCACCGTGCACGAGCGGGTCGTGACCGCGTCGCCGCAGCTCGTCGACCACGGCGTCGGCGACCCCGGTGCGCTCGTCGGCGGACACGGCGATCCTCATCGCCTCCGCATGATGTCAGCCCGACCGACGGGCCACCAGGACGGCGAAGCCGCGGTCCTTGAAGAGGCAGTCCGCGTCGCCGAACCCGGCGTCGCGCAGCCAGGCGAGCTGGTGCTCGACGGTCGCCCAGCGATCGAGGCGCATGCGCTGGAGGGTCGCCTCCCACTCCTCGTCGGACGCCCCGCGGGCGAGCGCCTGCTCGTGCTGCCAGCGCTGATAGTGATCGGCGAACAGCGCCGTCGGGCCGGCGACCTGCTCGGCGTTGACGAACACGCCGCCGGGAGCGAGCTCGTGGTGCACGCGCACGAAGAGCGCGCGCTTGGCGTCGTCGTCGAGGTGGTGGATGGCGAGGGCGGACACGATCGCGCCCCACGGCCCGGCGGGCAGCGGGTCGGTGAGGTCGGCCTCGACGTAGGCGGCTCGGTCGCCCAGCTCGGCGCGGGCCTGATCGAGCATCGCGGGCGCGCCGTCGAGCAGGACCACGTCGGCCGTGGGATACGCGTCCAGCACGCGCCGGGCGAGCATCCCGGTCCCGGCGCCGAGGTCGAGCACGCGCGCCGGCGGCTGCGCGGCGAGCGCGAGCGCGTCGATCGCGGTGCCGTAGAAGGCGTCGAAGGGTGGGACCAGCTGGCGACGGAGGCGGTCGCGGTAGTCGCCGGCGTGAGCCTCGAAGATCTCCGTCGCACCGTGATCATCCGTCATGGTGTACGACTGTACGTGATCTCATACGCTGCCGTCAACCTCGGGCTCGTACGCTCTCGCGCCGTGCCCAACGTCCTCATCAATGCGCGCGTGGCCGGCCGGCGCCAGCTCAGCGGCGTCGAGCGCTGGGCGGTCGAGCTCGTCGAGCGGCTCCCCGCCCTCGACCCGCGCGTCTACGCGGTGGCCCGGCCACCGCGCGGGCTCGCCTACCAGGCCGGCCAGGCGTGGGAGCAGGCGGCGCTGCCCGCCCTCGCCCGCCACCGCGGCGCCCGCCTGATCCTCAACCCCGCCAACCTCGCGCCGCTCGCCTGGCCGGGCAACGTCGTCGTCGTCCACGACGCGGTCGCGCTCACCCATCCCGAGTGGTTCGCGGCGCCGTACGCCGCCTGGCACGGCCGCGTGCTGCCCGCGATCGTCCGGCGCGCTCGGCGGGTGGTCACCGTCTCGGCGTTCTCGCGCGACGAGATCGCGGCGACGACGGGCCGCCCGGCGAGCGAGATCACCGTCGTGCCCGGGGGCGTGGACGCGCGCTTCTCGCCGAGCGTCGACCCTGAGCCCACTCGCCGGACATTCGCCCTCGAGCGGCCCTACGCGCTCACGGTCGCCGGCCAGGGCGCGCGCAAGAACCCCGTCGTGCTCGGCGCCGCGGCCCGGGCGCTCGCCGGCCACGGGATCGACCTCGTCGCCGCCGGCTCGCGGCGCGCCCACCACGGTCGCGGCGCCGACGTGCCCGGCGTGCGCCACCTCGGCTACGTCGACGACGCCCTGCTGCCCGGCCTCTACGCGGGCGCGAGCGCATTCGTCCTGCCGTCGCTGCACGAGGGCTTCGGGCTGCCGTGTCTGGAGGCGATGGCCTCCGGCGTCCCCGTGGTCGCGTCCGACCGCGGCGCGCTGCCGGAGACCTGCGGCGACGCGGCGCTGCTCGTCGAGCCGCACCGCCCCGACCTCATCGCCGGCGCGCTGCTGGCCGCCTGCCTCGACCCACCGACCGCGGCAAGGCTGCGCGCCGCCGGCGCGGCACGCGCGGCCGGCTTCACCTGGGAGCACACCGCCGAGGCGGTCGACGCGATCGTTCGCGAGGAGCTCGGGTCTCACGGGTAGGCTGGCCCTTGATGGCTGACGCTCGCGTTGAGGTGGGCGACCCGGCGCTCGAGGAGGAGATCCGCCGCGTCGGCGGTGCGCTGGCCGCGGCCTTCCCGTCCGCCGCCCGCCACCCGCTCAAGGCGCTCGACTCCCGCGCGATGGACCTCGCGGCCGCCGACGAGGAGCTGCGCGCGGCGCTGTTTCGCTTCGTCGACGTCGCGCCCGCCTGCCGCTCGCTCGACGACCTCGCCGCACACCTCTCCGGCTTCCTCGACGAGGTCGGCGACAAGCCGCCGCCGATCGCCGCCGCGATGCGGATGGCCGACACCGGCGCCGGGCGCAAGGCGCTGGGCGCGGCGGCCGCGGCAGGCGTGCGCCACATGGCCCATCGGTTCATCGTGGCCGAGACCCCGCACGCGGCGCGCCATCTCGTGCGGCGCCTCTGGCACCAGGGCGTGGCGACCTCCGTCGACCTGCTCGGCGAGGCGACGGTCACCGCGGCCGAGGCCGACGGCTACGC from Capillimicrobium parvum encodes the following:
- a CDS encoding YdeI/OmpD-associated family protein, with the protein product MADQPTLTFETAEEWERWLEAEHAASDGVWLRFAKKGSGIAGLTYAPALQIALCFGWIDGQARRLDDTHYLQRFTPRRKRSVWSKRNRGFAEALIESGQMRPAGLAEVEKARADGRWAAAYDGPRTATVPDDLRDALAARPGATAFFEGLDSQNRYAILHRVQTAVRPETRAKRIEKFATMCAAGERIHP
- a CDS encoding phosphomannomutase/phosphoglucomutase is translated as MPIDPSIFKAYDIRGLYGEQLGPDDAEQVGRAFVRVIAGLAGKHAGDLRLGLGRDMRLTAPEMAARYRAGMVAEGAHVVDVGQVGTEMLYFTVGSRGLDGGLMCTASHNPKAYTGAKLVKDGAIALSGDEGIQDIRRMIEDGLGEPAARAGSVEEADISADFRAAALEFIDPEKVRRLKVVVDGGNGMAGPMVGPLLERLGLDLVETYFTPDGNFPDHEPNPLLEENRRFIVDKVKSEGADLGIAWDGDADRCFFIDDTGEFVAGDFLTAILAEHLLAKTDPAHPADILYDARASRAVPDTVRAAGGTPHINRVGHAFFKTRMRKEGAIFGGEVSGHYYFHDFYNADSGTVPALLVLEKLSVEGKRMSELLEPFRAKYFISGEINSEVSDAAAKMAEIEKRYADGEITHVDGVSVDYDDWHFNVRPSNTEPLLRLTLESLVSPQDMERRRDEVLGLIRS
- a CDS encoding MBL fold metallo-hydrolase, which gives rise to MGSSGPDAGVLTLPIPTPFAVGRINCYLVEDDPLTLIDTGPNSGVSLDMMDSMLREAGHTIADLERIVITHQHMDHLGLVDILSKRSGAEVFALRALGPWLADYPKPAAGDDEFAERLMARHGIEQPVRLALRAVAGLARAWGAPAEVTGPLDDGDTLLFAGRTLRVHHRPGHSPSDIVLHDEKRGLLIVGDHLLKHISSNAVVTRPLDGTDGDLDEPHSLEVYLESLRATREMDVALVLGGHGEPITDHRALIDDRLRATERRADKIEQLVRDRPRTAHELAQEMWGNVAVTQAYLTLSEVLGHTGLLVAQGRVREVVEDDVVHFTAIS
- a CDS encoding Gfo/Idh/MocA family protein, which produces MRPVRVALIGYGLAGASFHAPFIATTEGLELAAIVTRDPGRRAAATGRYPGVELLDGAEEVFARAADFGLVVVAAPNRAHVTLATAALEAGLDVVVDKPLAPTAAEGRALVKLAGERGRMLTVFHNRRWDGDLLTVRRLIEAGDLGRVLRFESRFERFRPQLTEGWRERADPEDAGGVLYDLGPHLIDQALLLFGPAVHVYGEVDVRRTGARVDDDAFVAMTHASGVRSHLWMSAVTAQVGPRLRVLGDRAGYVKHGLDVQEAALRDGGDPGGTGWGREDEAAWGVLGTDGNQRRVETEPGDYGAFYRGVAAALCDGAPPPVDPADTVAGLEAIEAARRSNAEGVVVSRTGRRGIR
- a CDS encoding NUDIX domain-containing protein codes for the protein MSAEVHAAGGLVVRDGRLLLEHRPRYDDWSLPKGKLEPGEDSEQAAMREVEEETGVRVRLGEELEPVHYTDNKGRPKTVRYWVMTPVGQDEFAPNDEVDEIAWLTPEEAIERLSYPHDRDLVTGWWRRGREVERKFLVDRLPDDLERAPRRRLSQGYLVTGDVEVRLRRADDETFLTVKAGTGLVRAEEELPIDPDRFDRLWPLTEGRRVEKVRHLVEQDGRTIEVDVYAGAHEGLVVAEVEFSDEEDAHGWTGPSWLGADVTGDPEYSNARLAS
- a CDS encoding RpiB/LacA/LacB family sugar-phosphate isomerase, whose protein sequence is MRIAVSADERTGVADAVVDELRRRGHDPLVHGALSDDERPDWAWASERAARDVAEGRAEQGVVCCWTGTGASIAANKVAGVRAALCGDARTAEGARRWNDANVLALSLRSTSQAELEEILDAWFAAGPSEDPDDRANIDHLAEI
- a CDS encoding class I SAM-dependent methyltransferase; translation: MTDDHGATEIFEAHAGDYRDRLRRQLVPPFDAFYGTAIDALALAAQPPARVLDLGAGTGMLARRVLDAYPTADVVLLDGAPAMLDQARAELGDRAAYVEADLTDPLPAGPWGAIVSALAIHHLDDDAKRALFVRVHHELAPGGVFVNAEQVAGPTALFADHYQRWQHEQALARGASDEEWEATLQRMRLDRWATVEHQLAWLRDAGFGDADCLFKDRGFAVLVARRSG
- a CDS encoding glycosyltransferase family 4 protein — protein: MPNVLINARVAGRRQLSGVERWAVELVERLPALDPRVYAVARPPRGLAYQAGQAWEQAALPALARHRGARLILNPANLAPLAWPGNVVVVHDAVALTHPEWFAAPYAAWHGRVLPAIVRRARRVVTVSAFSRDEIAATTGRPASEITVVPGGVDARFSPSVDPEPTRRTFALERPYALTVAGQGARKNPVVLGAAARALAGHGIDLVAAGSRRAHHGRGADVPGVRHLGYVDDALLPGLYAGASAFVLPSLHEGFGLPCLEAMASGVPVVASDRGALPETCGDAALLVEPHRPDLIAGALLAACLDPPTAARLRAAGAARAAGFTWEHTAEAVDAIVREELGSHG